The Microcystis aeruginosa NIES-843 sequence CCCTCAATGTTGAAGCACTTTCAGAAAAAGGAATTTCCGTTATTCCCCATTGACAATAGATATTATCTAATTCATCCCAAATGCGATCCGCTTCATTCATACAGCTTGTTTCTCCTTAATTTTGGCAAGGCAATTCAGAACTTCTGCTATTTTAGCAATTTCTTGTTCATTATTCAGTTCTTTAAAAATAAAAGTAGCCTTCTTTAATAATTCTTCAGCTTTTTCGACAAAACCAATTTGCAACATGAGTCTGCCTAAACTTGCTTGACAAAAGGCAACACCTCTATCATGTTTTAGATATTCATAAAAGCGCAAAGCATCCCGATAATAAATAGAGGCTTTTTCATGGTTTCCAATTAGGTGATGGGTATGAGCAATTTGATAAATGGTATCAGCACGACTTTTGAGATCGTCAAATTGACGATAAATTTTAAGACTTTTTTCTAAATAAGCTAATCCTTGATACCATTCTCCTCGATCTACTTTAATTTTACCTAATGTTAACCCCATCTCTGCGGCATTCAGGAAATCTCCTGCGGTTTCATATCCTTGTAAAGCGTTTTGATAACACATGACTGCTTGTTTTATATTCTCTGCTTTCTCTCCTCTGATTCTGTTACTGTAAGCAATAGCGAGATTATTCTGTATCCTTGCCCAGTCTTGGGGAAAAGCGTCAAAAGTCCTCACTTTCAATGCTTCCTGGTAAGCGGTGATCGCCGTTTCTAAATTGTCGGCTTTCTCCCCTCTGATTCTGTCACTGTAAGCATTAGCGAGATTGTTCTGTGTCATTGCCCATTTTTGTGGAAATGCGTCAAAAGTCAACACTTTTAAGGCTTCTTGGTAAGCAGCGATCGCCTTTTCTAAATTCCCTGCTTGCTCCCCTCTGATTCTGTCACGGTAAGCTTCACCGAGATTATTCTGTATCAATGCCCATTGTTCGGGAAATGCCTTAAAAGTATAAACTTGCAAGGCTTCCTGGCAAGCGGCGATCGCCTTTTCTAAATTGTCAGCTTTTTCTCCTCTGATTCTGTCAATGTAAGCAATAGCGAGATTATTCTGTGTCGCTGCCCATTCTTGGGGAAATGCGTCAAAAGTTCTCACTTTCAAGGCTTCCTGGCAAGCGGCGATCGCCCTTTCTAAATTGTCAGCTTTCTCCCCTCTGATTCTGTCACAGTAAGCAACAGCGAGATTATTCTGTGTCATTGCCCAATCTTGGGGGAATGCGTCAAAAGTGAAGATAGTTAAGGCTATTTCATAACCCGTGATGGCAATTTCTTTGTGGGTGGTGATGTTACCGTGAGGAAACTGGGCAATTAAATTAGGCTCTTCGTTACCCTTTATGCTAAATCAACATACAAGATGCCAAGATAACATACTTCTAACCCAAAAATTCCGAAAGTTTCTAAAGCCATAGCCTCTCCGTTTTATTAGTTTAAGTTTATTGTTGATTCCCTCGACCACCCCATTCGTTGTCCTTCGCTCGAAATAACTAATTATTTCTCCAAACCAGTTTCGGATTGTTTGACAACTCTTGGTAAAAACACTGGAGGATTTTGCCAACCATTCCGAGATGGATAGCATTCCCTCTGTCGGATTCTCTGAGGTTTCATAAATCTTTCTAAATTCTTCCTTTAATTCCTGCATCTTTTTCAAATTTGGGAATTTTTCTTTGATAGCTTCTAGTTTAATTTTTTGGGGTTCCGTTAAATCTTCTTCATTTTTTAACAGGCTATATTTACTTCGCTTTAAAACTTCTAGCTTCGCTTCTTTTTCCGCTTTCTGTTTTTTATTTTTCTGCGCTTCTACGGCTCTTTTTTCTGCTCTTCTCTGTTCGTCTAACTCTTGATTAATTTGTTTCATTACATGGAATCTATCGGCGACTACTTCGGCCGATGGCATCAATTCTTTCACCAAATTTTTATAAGGCAACCAAAGGTCTATGCTCACTTCTTCAATTTGCTCTAACACCTCTTTTCCCCAGCCCGTAAG is a genomic window containing:
- a CDS encoding ISL3-like element ISMae36 family transposase; translation: MILDKFLNLKGTCIQGYLHLENIGIVCRIESKNQKATCPRCGLESDKLHQNHRHLVKDLPISGQPVYLQINRRQFKCDNCQRPLSEELDFVAKKRTYTKRLAANILEQLKEGDILNVSRINDVTEEEIQRMIEDIAEEITEPDLSELKRLGIDEIALVKGQKNYCAVLVNLDTGKLIAILEKRTQEELRETLTGWGKEVLEQIEEVSIDLWLPYKNLVKELMPSAEVVADRFHVMKQINQELDEQRRAEKRAVEAQKNKKQKAEKEAKLEVLKRSKYSLLKNEEDLTEPQKIKLEAIKEKFPNLKKMQELKEEFRKIYETSENPTEGMLSISEWLAKSSSVFTKSCQTIRNWFGEIISYFERRTTNGVVEGINNKLKLIKRRGYGFRNFRNFWVRSMLSWHLVC